In Chloroflexota bacterium, the following are encoded in one genomic region:
- a CDS encoding extracellular solute-binding protein — protein sequence MLDSKSLSRRRLLAGSAMLGATSIVFAACGGAAPADSGSMEEAKAEPEAKEAAPAQEAESVNIVTFLKVPTELEAEFMQNMADPYVAENPGTSIELVSQVGGTADRVAKIKTMQAGGIPPDISEFPRRAFAQVMQDLAQSMDDLVKARGLDLSVYNPNLLERDAMFQGQVYLLPMGHGGNAHVVMINPDYFEAAGLDYPSADVENSWTWDEWLEVMVKLREFEGDQVSQWAMGNHAHDWCSWQLLWGDECSWVSQDLTTATCDSEAMIDCYTSFFDLVHKHKVIPPQADRNNTYFGGQNPFLTGQVPLMISAPRSLPLTYADQALEQGIDFVMAPMPRVERSTPDANQHKLGLVYGSEKREAAFDYMVFLLDKGRLGKFVRRIPAWIPEIEPFIDEAFQGYSNPRISVAQDALATAVPQWNVGSLPTSGQVTTLLNDIGDNQLWTGNQDAATFLKEIQPTMQAIVDDGLKIIREKLGSWP from the coding sequence ATGCTCGATAGCAAGTCTCTATCCCGACGTCGCCTACTCGCAGGATCGGCCATGCTGGGGGCAACGTCCATTGTCTTCGCCGCTTGCGGAGGCGCAGCGCCGGCGGACTCTGGCTCAATGGAAGAAGCCAAGGCTGAGCCGGAAGCGAAAGAAGCGGCGCCGGCCCAAGAAGCCGAGAGTGTAAACATCGTCACCTTCTTGAAGGTGCCGACCGAGCTCGAAGCCGAATTCATGCAGAATATGGCCGATCCCTATGTTGCCGAGAACCCGGGGACGAGTATTGAGCTCGTTTCGCAGGTCGGCGGTACAGCAGACCGTGTCGCAAAAATCAAGACCATGCAGGCTGGCGGCATCCCGCCGGACATCTCCGAGTTCCCGCGCCGCGCTTTTGCGCAGGTGATGCAGGACCTCGCCCAATCCATGGACGATCTGGTAAAGGCACGAGGTCTTGACCTAAGTGTCTACAACCCGAATCTCCTCGAGCGCGACGCCATGTTCCAGGGGCAAGTCTACTTGCTGCCCATGGGCCACGGCGGCAACGCCCACGTCGTCATGATCAATCCCGACTACTTTGAGGCAGCGGGTCTCGACTATCCGTCAGCCGACGTGGAAAACTCATGGACCTGGGACGAGTGGCTTGAAGTGATGGTCAAGCTGCGTGAGTTCGAGGGCGACCAGGTAAGCCAGTGGGCTATGGGCAACCACGCCCACGACTGGTGCTCCTGGCAACTGCTCTGGGGTGACGAATGTAGCTGGGTGTCGCAAGACCTCACAACGGCGACCTGCGATTCGGAAGCGATGATCGACTGCTACACGAGTTTCTTCGATCTCGTGCACAAGCACAAGGTCATTCCGCCGCAGGCCGATCGCAACAACACCTATTTCGGCGGGCAGAATCCCTTCCTGACCGGTCAGGTGCCGTTGATGATCTCCGCGCCGCGCAGTTTGCCGCTCACGTATGCCGACCAGGCGCTGGAGCAGGGCATTGACTTCGTGATGGCGCCGATGCCTCGCGTGGAACGGTCCACACCGGACGCCAACCAGCACAAGCTTGGACTGGTTTACGGCAGCGAGAAGCGTGAAGCGGCCTTTGACTACATGGTCTTCCTCCTCGACAAAGGGCGCTTGGGCAAGTTTGTACGCCGAATCCCGGCCTGGATTCCTGAGATCGAGCCGTTCATCGATGAAGCCTTCCAGGGTTACAGCAACCCCCGCATCTCGGTGGCACAGGATGCTCTCGCCACGGCCGTTCCCCAGTGGAACGTTGGCTCGTTGCCCACGAGCGGTCAGGTTACCACGCTGCTCAACGACATTGGCGATAATCAGCTCTGGACCGGCAATCAGGACGCGGCGACCTTCCTCAAGGAAATCCAGCCGACCATGCAGGCCATCGTTGACGACGGCCTCAAGATCATCCGCGAGAAGCTCGGTTCTTGGCCGTAA
- a CDS encoding extracellular solute-binding protein has protein sequence MRGELTRRKLLGSSAVAGTGLLLAACGQATMAPADAPAAADAPEEEKTTEAPAAAEQKIVKYLHVTTNQAVWDESFGAFFDTFRERYPEYDLQVDPTVCCFAETIDKALASFAGGISYDVYYGHFSYISQFATAEMIQSLEPFLSADAEVSKDDYHVWATERIQGQVYSIAWFTNGKEYWYNADLYAEAGLKTPKEHEAEGTWTWDTLLEGAKKLTTQEGNNVTQWGFWTPSYSFGWHWIHLMAYGATWWNEDFSAPSMLTQEFAEGTQFAADLVTKHRVMPSRAAPSENDVAPDFNTQLLAGRTWGSYGTRTIEEQIMSQEEPFTVEMEMLPKGPAGRQVVQSINANWISSSSENPDGAWDFYKFWLSQEGQSFIVPLGGGRYVSNKNFQGFTVYDYEDPEVYARSAEISVEQRQVVKQSDVNAAWTENWEALELETKTVQEVQEEMQQVAENALREGGCLC, from the coding sequence ATGCGTGGAGAATTGACACGACGGAAATTGCTTGGTAGCAGTGCGGTAGCCGGTACCGGCCTGCTGCTCGCGGCCTGCGGTCAGGCGACGATGGCGCCTGCCGATGCACCTGCAGCAGCCGATGCACCTGAAGAAGAGAAGACAACCGAGGCGCCGGCAGCCGCTGAGCAGAAGATCGTCAAGTACCTGCACGTCACCACGAATCAAGCGGTGTGGGACGAGTCGTTTGGCGCTTTCTTTGATACGTTCCGCGAGCGGTATCCGGAGTACGACCTGCAAGTCGACCCGACGGTTTGCTGTTTTGCGGAAACCATCGATAAAGCCTTGGCGTCGTTTGCCGGTGGCATATCCTACGACGTGTACTACGGCCACTTTTCCTACATCAGCCAGTTCGCGACGGCGGAAATGATCCAGTCCCTGGAGCCGTTCTTGTCGGCGGACGCTGAGGTCAGCAAGGACGACTACCACGTCTGGGCGACGGAGCGCATCCAGGGCCAGGTATACAGCATTGCCTGGTTCACCAACGGCAAAGAGTATTGGTACAACGCCGATCTCTACGCCGAGGCCGGCCTCAAGACCCCCAAGGAGCATGAGGCCGAGGGCACGTGGACCTGGGATACGTTGCTGGAAGGCGCAAAGAAGCTGACCACGCAAGAGGGCAACAACGTCACGCAGTGGGGTTTCTGGACGCCCTCCTACTCATTTGGTTGGCACTGGATCCACTTGATGGCGTATGGCGCGACGTGGTGGAATGAAGACTTTTCCGCACCGTCCATGCTCACACAAGAGTTCGCCGAAGGCACGCAGTTTGCCGCGGACCTGGTGACGAAGCACCGCGTGATGCCGAGTCGGGCCGCCCCCAGTGAGAACGACGTTGCGCCGGACTTTAACACGCAACTGCTGGCGGGCCGCACCTGGGGATCGTACGGCACGCGTACGATCGAAGAGCAGATCATGTCCCAGGAGGAACCGTTCACGGTGGAGATGGAAATGCTGCCGAAGGGCCCGGCCGGGCGCCAGGTGGTGCAGTCCATCAACGCGAACTGGATCTCCAGCTCATCGGAGAATCCCGATGGCGCGTGGGACTTCTATAAATTCTGGCTGAGCCAGGAAGGCCAGAGCTTCATCGTGCCGCTGGGCGGCGGACGCTACGTGTCGAACAAGAACTTCCAGGGCTTCACGGTCTATGACTATGAGGATCCGGAAGTCTACGCGCGCTCTGCCGAGATCAGCGTGGAACAGCGCCAGGTTGTGAAGCAGTCTGACGTCAACGCAGCATGGACCGAGAACTGGGAAGCCTTGGAGCTAGAGACCAAGACGGTCCAAGAGGTCCAGGAAGAGATGCAGCAGGTTGCGGAAAACGCGCTCCGCGAGGGCGGCTGCCTCTGCTAG
- a CDS encoding metal ABC transporter substrate-binding protein: MRRETGRRKSQFPGTWRSLWTAIAILVLVVASACGGDDPDVEPALSEAPAIRVIAVTNVLADWAKAVGGDRVEVASLIPTDVDPHGFQPGPRDAAKIAEADLIIAIGLGMEGFWLDELLHNVARDSSIVLTLGDLVDPILNDSEDEGGHADDEDEDDHADDEDEGHDEDGHADDEEEGHDEDDNGHADDEDDGHDEDEEGHADDEDEGHDDEENGHADDEEDEHGHDHGAHNPHFWFDPLRVMIAIDAIAERFAEMDPAHADEFRARAAAYKEELQALDDWTLEQVGMVPPERRLILGSHDYYRYFADRYDFEVLGIILSVAEDVEPSAEHLAGLVELMRERNLQAVFGETTAHERLASALANEAGATLVRLYSDSLGPEGSGAATYIEMVKFNVTLVVEALK, from the coding sequence ATGAGACGAGAGACCGGCCGTCGCAAATCCCAATTTCCCGGCACATGGCGCAGCCTGTGGACAGCGATTGCAATCCTTGTGCTCGTTGTTGCCTCCGCATGCGGGGGCGACGACCCGGACGTTGAGCCCGCGCTGTCCGAGGCGCCGGCGATTCGCGTGATTGCCGTCACGAATGTTCTTGCGGACTGGGCAAAGGCAGTCGGCGGCGACCGCGTGGAAGTAGCCAGCCTCATACCGACCGACGTGGACCCGCACGGATTCCAACCCGGCCCCCGCGACGCGGCCAAGATTGCAGAAGCCGATTTGATTATTGCCATCGGACTGGGCATGGAAGGCTTCTGGCTCGATGAGCTCTTGCACAACGTGGCGCGGGATTCGTCAATTGTGCTGACCTTGGGCGATCTCGTCGACCCCATTCTGAACGATTCGGAGGATGAGGGCGGCCACGCGGACGACGAAGACGAAGACGACCACGCTGATGACGAAGACGAAGGCCACGACGAAGACGGCCACGCTGATGACGAAGAAGAAGGCCACGACGAAGACGACAACGGCCATGCTGACGACGAAGATGATGGCCACGACGAGGACGAAGAGGGCCACGCTGACGATGAGGATGAGGGCCACGACGACGAAGAAAACGGCCATGCTGACGACGAAGAAGACGAGCATGGGCACGACCACGGGGCGCACAACCCGCACTTCTGGTTCGATCCGCTCCGTGTCATGATCGCCATCGACGCGATTGCCGAGCGCTTCGCGGAAATGGATCCGGCGCATGCTGACGAGTTCCGCGCCAGAGCCGCCGCCTACAAGGAAGAGCTCCAAGCGCTTGACGACTGGACGTTGGAACAGGTCGGCATGGTGCCGCCCGAGCGACGACTGATCCTCGGTTCTCACGACTACTACCGCTACTTTGCGGATCGGTACGATTTCGAGGTCCTGGGCATAATCCTGTCGGTTGCCGAAGATGTCGAACCGTCGGCGGAGCACTTGGCGGGCTTAGTCGAGCTGATGCGGGAGCGGAACTTGCAGGCAGTATTTGGCGAGACGACTGCCCATGAGCGCCTGGCAAGCGCATTGGCGAATGAGGCCGGCGCGACGCTCGTGCGGCTCTACTCGGATTCGCTCGGGCCCGAAGGCAGCGGCGCTGCTACGTACATCGAAATGGTGAAGTTCAACGTCACGCTCGTCGTCGAGGCGCTCAAGTGA
- a CDS encoding metal ABC transporter ATP-binding protein encodes MTAAAELPLTVEGLCVDRGEARVLHNISFAAGNSRIMGVIGPNGAGKSTLFNTLTGLIPAREGRVRIGGKSIGESRGQVAFVPQRQNINWDLPMTVWDMVMLGRTRQIGWFRRPGSADKQAVEDALNQVWMWDRRDALIAELSGGQQQRVFVARALAQDVQVLILDEAFRGVDFTSQEVMTLVLQEMRDAGKTILLASHNISYIRRLTDDCLCLNRQVIACGLTSEVLVPKVMDELYRSVDIYRAYEGEQR; translated from the coding sequence GTGACGGCCGCCGCTGAGCTACCGCTCACCGTCGAGGGTCTCTGCGTGGACCGCGGCGAGGCGCGAGTGTTGCATAACATCAGCTTCGCCGCGGGGAATTCCCGCATCATGGGCGTCATTGGCCCCAATGGCGCCGGCAAGAGCACGCTCTTCAATACGCTCACCGGGCTGATCCCTGCCAGGGAGGGCCGGGTGCGCATTGGTGGTAAGTCGATAGGCGAGTCGCGGGGGCAGGTTGCGTTCGTGCCGCAGCGCCAGAACATCAACTGGGATCTGCCCATGACCGTGTGGGACATGGTGATGCTGGGCCGAACGCGCCAGATCGGGTGGTTTCGCCGGCCAGGGAGTGCCGACAAGCAAGCCGTGGAGGACGCCCTCAACCAAGTTTGGATGTGGGACAGGCGCGATGCCCTGATTGCGGAACTCTCCGGCGGGCAGCAGCAACGAGTATTCGTCGCCCGCGCCCTGGCGCAGGATGTGCAGGTGCTGATTCTGGATGAAGCCTTTCGGGGAGTGGATTTTACCTCCCAAGAGGTCATGACTCTGGTGCTGCAGGAGATGCGGGACGCGGGGAAGACCATTCTCCTCGCGTCCCATAACATCAGCTACATCCGGCGGTTGACCGATGATTGCCTCTGCCTCAACCGCCAAGTCATCGCCTGCGGGCTCACGTCGGAAGTGCTGGTGCCGAAAGTCATGGACGAGTTGTACCGCTCGGTGGATATCTACCGGGCCTACGAGGGCGAGCAGCGCTAA
- a CDS encoding metal ABC transporter permease, with product MDVLADIFIAPFQYGFMLRALIVSVLVGVMCPMLGAYVVTKGLGFMGDALSHAVLPGMVAAFVIGVNPFLGAMPMGIVVALLSGYLIRRAGISADTSVGILFAGLFALGVVMLSFTRGLRVSLEDILLGQVLGVTTQDVLLTLVLAVLVLAVLYLLHKELVFASFDPAGATVIGLPTQALDYLLLALLAVVIVLAIQAVGIVLVLAMLITPAATSFLLVRNFPKAMFTGSLLGLTSAVSGLYLSYHYNLPSGPAMALVATVIFAVVVAVKKAR from the coding sequence ATGGATGTCCTTGCCGACATCTTCATTGCTCCCTTTCAGTACGGCTTCATGCTGCGGGCGCTGATTGTTTCGGTGCTTGTGGGGGTAATGTGCCCCATGCTGGGCGCCTACGTCGTGACCAAGGGCCTGGGGTTTATGGGCGACGCGCTCTCCCACGCCGTATTGCCCGGCATGGTGGCGGCGTTCGTAATTGGCGTCAATCCGTTTTTGGGAGCGATGCCCATGGGCATCGTGGTGGCGCTGCTCAGCGGCTACCTCATTCGACGCGCCGGTATCAGCGCCGATACCTCTGTAGGCATACTCTTCGCCGGCCTCTTTGCCTTGGGTGTAGTCATGTTGTCCTTCACCCGGGGTCTGCGCGTAAGCCTGGAAGACATTCTGCTGGGACAGGTGCTGGGCGTAACCACCCAGGACGTGCTCTTGACGCTGGTACTGGCCGTGCTGGTACTGGCAGTCCTCTATCTGCTCCATAAAGAACTGGTCTTTGCCAGCTTCGACCCGGCGGGGGCTACGGTCATCGGCCTGCCCACGCAGGCGCTGGATTACCTGCTCTTGGCACTGCTGGCGGTCGTGATCGTGCTGGCCATCCAGGCGGTGGGTATCGTGCTTGTGTTGGCGATGCTTATCACTCCGGCGGCCACGTCGTTCCTGCTGGTGCGCAATTTCCCAAAAGCGATGTTCACTGGGTCGCTCTTGGGATTGACCTCGGCTGTGTCCGGGCTTTACCTTTCCTACCACTACAACCTGCCGTCCGGGCCTGCGATGGCGCTGGTTGCTACGGTGATTTTTGCGGTTGTGGTGGCGGTGAAAAAAGCACGGTAA
- a CDS encoding polysaccharide deacetylase family protein, whose protein sequence is MYPNGAQFCLSLTFDVEMCTNFPYWTSVWDHRKGAIDADCKQYIQKLNAVAANYGVKLHYFLVGSALEDPDLDYLKQAVDASHALGNHTYSHVNVRAQEIPQLQVTYASAPWRAHGRTALTCIRDELRQTSSAMREVLGVNPVGFRTPGGFVDGLHSVPAVQELLKDEGFGYASSHFRFPVDPTRKRPPRERLEMAMRESLDSLQPYRYPNGLPELPPTGITDIWGFRYLDLDRWEFINLLKHGIDHAHANGQVLTMTYHPPVLAARDPHCDVLETVLPYALAKPGGCWVATNDEVYEHVVPNVA, encoded by the coding sequence ATGTACCCGAACGGCGCACAGTTTTGCCTTAGCCTGACCTTCGACGTGGAGATGTGCACCAATTTTCCGTATTGGACGTCGGTGTGGGACCATCGCAAGGGCGCCATCGATGCTGACTGCAAGCAATATATCCAGAAGCTGAACGCGGTGGCGGCGAATTACGGCGTCAAGCTACACTACTTCCTGGTGGGCAGCGCATTGGAAGACCCCGACCTCGACTACCTAAAGCAGGCCGTTGACGCCAGTCACGCGCTCGGCAACCATACGTATTCTCATGTTAATGTGCGGGCGCAAGAGATCCCACAGCTCCAGGTGACGTATGCCTCAGCACCGTGGCGGGCCCACGGCCGTACCGCGCTCACGTGCATCCGCGACGAGCTACGCCAGACCAGCAGCGCCATGCGGGAGGTATTGGGCGTGAATCCAGTGGGATTTCGCACGCCGGGCGGGTTCGTTGACGGCTTGCACAGCGTGCCTGCGGTGCAGGAGCTATTGAAAGATGAGGGCTTTGGCTACGCTTCTTCGCACTTTCGTTTTCCGGTCGACCCCACGCGCAAGCGACCCCCGCGAGAGCGATTAGAAATGGCCATGCGCGAGAGTCTCGACTCGCTGCAGCCGTACCGCTATCCCAACGGCCTGCCTGAGCTCCCGCCCACGGGCATAACCGATATTTGGGGGTTCCGCTATCTGGACCTGGACCGCTGGGAATTCATCAACCTGCTCAAGCACGGCATCGACCACGCCCACGCCAACGGTCAGGTGCTGACCATGACGTACCATCCGCCCGTTCTGGCCGCCAGGGACCCCCACTGCGACGTACTGGAAACGGTGTTGCCCTATGCACTCGCAAAGCCCGGCGGCTGCTGGGTCGCCACGAATGACGAGGTTTACGAACACGTCGTGCCGAATGTCGCATAG
- a CDS encoding M14 family zinc carboxypeptidase, whose translation MRKTIDEIGVTFDTEFEAAAAEDVSLAEDGTVHLYTRVDPKPTGFDEHFKGVPTQYRYSVRVTAHRETPALRIHVHTDKELGGWYIQFGGFVKRSGGWEPIPLENATNVPDTSDVLITLSLCEGESVVLGSMPFIAPSELEKQLEALMRTESHVWSTRVLAETAKGRKIWALETAPRDKRIVVAGTSQGAEPVAERLVELARRLTVDLTDSRWLLDNYQVSLVPMINPDGAAEGHSLLNGSGEVVAGGYKAAVSGEPCPVESKALADYVGLAPTQAYLEFHAHYRTIPPGEEDHLGVRKVHLLNPGMADIYPPETDPEYVERFNAVMRQRLGDHNDHRPIGQWWKPAAFFTPNLARLHHHCMFYAVQSWNYDLQATTSWAERYLYAAAEGIAIASGEPTWREIG comes from the coding sequence GTGAGAAAGACGATTGACGAGATTGGCGTGACTTTTGACACGGAGTTCGAGGCGGCCGCGGCGGAAGACGTATCCCTGGCCGAAGACGGGACCGTGCATCTCTATACCCGCGTCGACCCCAAGCCCACCGGTTTCGACGAACACTTTAAGGGCGTACCCACGCAGTATCGCTACAGCGTGCGCGTCACGGCGCACCGGGAGACGCCCGCGCTGCGCATTCACGTGCATACAGACAAAGAGCTGGGTGGTTGGTACATCCAGTTCGGCGGCTTTGTCAAGCGCAGCGGCGGCTGGGAGCCAATTCCTTTGGAAAACGCCACCAACGTGCCGGACACCAGTGACGTGCTCATCACGCTCTCGCTCTGTGAAGGCGAATCGGTGGTGTTGGGCAGCATGCCGTTCATTGCGCCGTCGGAATTGGAGAAGCAACTCGAGGCGCTCATGCGCACGGAAAGTCACGTCTGGTCGACGCGCGTCTTGGCCGAGACGGCGAAAGGGCGCAAGATTTGGGCGCTGGAGACTGCGCCACGGGACAAGCGCATCGTGGTGGCGGGCACCTCCCAGGGCGCGGAGCCGGTGGCGGAAAGACTGGTGGAATTGGCGCGGCGGCTCACGGTCGATCTCACGGACTCGCGCTGGCTCTTGGATAACTACCAGGTGAGTTTGGTGCCGATGATCAATCCCGATGGCGCGGCGGAGGGGCACAGCTTGCTCAACGGCAGCGGCGAGGTGGTGGCCGGCGGTTACAAGGCCGCGGTTTCCGGCGAGCCGTGCCCGGTGGAAAGCAAGGCCTTGGCGGACTACGTCGGGCTGGCGCCAACCCAAGCCTATCTCGAATTCCATGCCCACTACCGCACGATTCCCCCGGGAGAGGAAGATCACCTGGGCGTGCGCAAGGTGCACTTGCTCAATCCCGGCATGGCGGACATCTATCCGCCGGAAACGGACCCGGAGTACGTTGAGCGATTCAATGCCGTCATGCGCCAGCGGCTGGGCGACCACAACGACCACCGTCCCATCGGCCAATGGTGGAAACCGGCGGCGTTCTTCACGCCCAATCTCGCCCGGCTCCATCACCATTGCATGTTCTACGCCGTGCAGTCGTGGAACTACGACCTTCAAGCCACCACATCGTGGGCCGAACGCTACCTCTACGCCGCAGCGGAAGGCATCGCCATCGCCAGCGGCGAACCCACCTGGCGAGAAATTGGGTGA
- a CDS encoding extracellular solute-binding protein — MKARVTRRTLLGGSLVAGAGLLAAACGQAVTAMPAEGEAPAAAEEEAKPAEETKAMEPKKIVYLHYTTAQAVWEENFGQIFDNFRAQFPEAELQVDAVTGGFGVLIEKAVSSFAGNVPIDMYYGHFSYISQFAQNEMIQPLDPFIAKDGDVSRDDFYDHALEKIAGQIYGIAWFNQGKEFWYNADQATEAGLTSPAELAADGKWTWDAALEFAQKLTKKEGANTTRWGFFYAYHSTGWFGHHLKAWGADWWNADISAATMTTPEFAAAVQAAQDLVTKHEVSPRISTPRENDAAASFEEETLSSRLASGANTRSFQANIMSKDNPFNIGHTLLPEGPGGRTTIQALNANYLSSSAPQADLAWELYKILVGPESDQQIAQLGGRRYTASRKQSPVTLWPYEDANVYAQMAELSEGAKQIVKQSEVNGAWSQGWKDIEDGARTVQDVQDELQQVATVALEEGGCIC; from the coding sequence GTGAAAGCAAGAGTAACTCGACGAACATTGCTCGGCGGTAGCTTGGTGGCTGGCGCCGGTTTGCTCGCGGCCGCGTGCGGGCAGGCCGTAACTGCGATGCCGGCCGAGGGCGAAGCCCCGGCGGCAGCGGAGGAAGAGGCCAAGCCGGCAGAAGAGACCAAGGCCATGGAGCCGAAAAAGATCGTCTACCTGCACTACACCACCGCGCAAGCAGTGTGGGAGGAGAATTTCGGTCAGATTTTCGATAATTTCCGAGCTCAGTTCCCTGAAGCTGAGCTGCAGGTGGATGCCGTAACCGGTGGTTTTGGCGTGCTCATCGAGAAGGCCGTGAGTTCGTTTGCGGGCAATGTGCCCATTGACATGTACTACGGCCACTTCTCTTATATCAGCCAGTTTGCGCAGAACGAGATGATCCAGCCGCTGGACCCGTTCATCGCGAAAGACGGTGACGTGTCCCGCGATGACTTCTACGATCACGCGCTGGAGAAGATCGCCGGTCAGATCTACGGCATTGCCTGGTTCAACCAGGGCAAGGAATTTTGGTACAACGCAGACCAGGCAACTGAAGCCGGTCTCACCTCGCCGGCCGAGCTGGCGGCGGACGGCAAGTGGACGTGGGACGCTGCGCTTGAGTTTGCGCAGAAGCTCACCAAGAAGGAAGGCGCAAACACCACGCGCTGGGGCTTCTTCTACGCCTACCATTCCACCGGCTGGTTCGGGCATCACCTGAAGGCCTGGGGCGCGGACTGGTGGAACGCCGACATCAGCGCGGCGACGATGACCACGCCAGAATTCGCGGCTGCGGTGCAGGCCGCACAGGACCTGGTCACGAAGCACGAAGTTTCGCCGCGCATCAGTACGCCGCGTGAGAACGACGCTGCGGCTTCATTCGAAGAAGAAACCCTCTCGTCGCGCCTGGCAAGCGGCGCCAATACGCGCAGCTTCCAAGCGAACATCATGTCCAAGGATAATCCCTTCAACATTGGGCACACGCTGCTGCCCGAGGGTCCCGGCGGACGCACCACCATTCAGGCGTTGAACGCGAACTATCTGAGTTCATCGGCGCCACAAGCGGATCTGGCCTGGGAACTCTATAAGATTCTCGTTGGTCCGGAGTCCGACCAGCAGATTGCTCAGCTCGGCGGCCGCCGCTACACGGCCAGCCGCAAGCAGAGCCCGGTGACCCTGTGGCCCTACGAGGATGCCAATGTCTACGCCCAGATGGCGGAGCTCAGCGAGGGCGCCAAGCAGATTGTGAAGCAATCTGAGGTCAATGGCGCTTGGAGTCAGGGCTGGAAAGACATCGAGGACGGCGCACGCACCGTCCAAGATGTCCAGGACGAGTTGCAACAAGTAGCTACGGTTGCCCTGGAAGAGGGTGGCTGCATCTGCTAG